From the genome of Nasonia vitripennis strain AsymCx chromosome 1, Nvit_psr_1.1, whole genome shotgun sequence, one region includes:
- the LOC100679777 gene encoding uncharacterized protein LOC100679777, with translation MKMMVVQLMAVALVLAVQVAGYPQDRLMPDGAPVPEQDKTGYEDSEAAASETGGAEEAYDDGDDSDMYMEPDGAESTQTAARHETQHHTETTSSHQSEEPHDQPAANPHVTIVAVRPVQTSIQVTSSESTESSSVSRSIDYKQEPEEKSLETDSQNFFPSFAELFGNHRLPFTEHQQQRYRPSRFLGYFQRDRPYAVAASSNKEPALLGSGNFGVIRGGTYYPEDKEQDEYSIDETAYSPFYHGTGRGRSNYYKNPKPQPVRGGDFFANFRDFADITAPPKSSFSHLSVVYAAKNGSSAGRAPEQPRNIIETLRMLEEEEDVPMAKTTTTEVPVKKLSQGKRKLIKIKKYQEEKARKSRMTVEPLLALS, from the exons ATGGAGCTCCCGTTCCTGAGCAGGACAAAACCGGTTACGAG GATTCCGAAGCTGCGGCATCGGAGACAGGCGGCGCCGAGGAAGCctacgacgacggcgacgactcGGACATGTACATGGAACCGGACGGTGCCGAGAGTACCCAAACGGCAGCCCGACACGAAACCCAACACCACACCGAGACTACCTCGTCCCACCAATCAGAGGAGCCTCACGATCAACCAGCTGCGAACCCTCACGTGACCATCGTAGCAGTCCGCCCCGTACAGACCTCCATCCAGGTGACCTCCAGCGAGTCAACGGAGTCATCCTCCGTCTCCAGATCGATCGACTACAAGCAGGAACCCGAGGAGAAGAGCCTCGAGACCGACAGCCAGAACTTCTTCCCGTCCTTCGCTGAGCTCTTCGGAAACCACCGTCTACCCTTCACCGaacaccagcagcagcgctacCGGCCCAGTCGCTTCCTTGGCTACTTCCAGCGCGACAGGCCCTACGCCGTGGCGGCCTCCTCCAACAAGGAACCGGCTCTCCTCGGCTCCGGTAACTTCGGCGTCATCAGAGGCGGAACCTACTACCCGGAGGACAAGGAGCAGGACGAGTACAGCATCGACGAGACGGCCTACAGTCCTTTCTACCACGGAACCGGTCGCGGCCGATCCAACTACTACAAGAACCCTAAGCCGCAACCGGTCAGAGGCGGTGACTTCTTCGCCAACTTCCGTGACTTTGCCGACATCACAGCCCCACCGAAATCCAGCTTCTCGCACCTCTCGGTGGTCTACGCCGCCAAGAACGGAAGCAGCGCCGGTCGAGCTCCCGAACAGCCCAGGAACATCATCGAGACCCTGAGGATgctcgaggaggaggaggacgtgCCGATGGCCAAGACGACAACGACGGAGGTGCCCGTGAAGAAGCTCAGCCAGGGCAAGAGGAAACTCATCAAGATCAAGAAGTACCAGGAGGAGAAGGCCCGGAAGTCGCGCATGACCGTCGAACCTCTTCTCGCTCTCAGTTGA
- the LOC100123861 gene encoding ES1 protein homolog, mitochondrial-like has translation MLQCIKSVKLLKDIPKLGLLSSTNLLHTSQICHKKRSCCGPPKVAVVLCGCGALDGTEISEAVSVAIHLSSKNIEPHFYAPDVNICGTVNHLTKDPDNCDPPRNALVEGARLARAAIKPLCECRACDNAGLVIPGGWGAARTLSDFASKGCNCVVLPELERVIKEFNCASKPIGSICIASAILAKVLNGAKVTLGKDCPKEQWVYSDAIEKVKQMGAKVELKDVKGVTHCKQYNAYSTPAWMDTQASYADIHEGIGKMIAQMRKCIK, from the exons ATGCTTCAGTGCATCAAATCcgtcaagctgttaaaagaCATCCCGAAGCTCGGCCTGCTGTCGTCCACTAACCTCCTCCACACGAGCCAAATCTGCCACAAGAAAAGGAGCTGCTGCGGACCTCCCAAAGTGGCCGTG GTGCTCTGTGGATGCGGTGCGCTCGACGGTACCGAAATCTCCGAGGCCGTCTCTGTGGCCATCCACCTGAGCAGCAAAAATATAGAGCCTCACTTCTACGCGCCTGACGTGAACATCTGCGGGACCGTCAATCATTTGACTAAGGATCCTGACAACTGCGACCCGCCGAGAAACGCACTGGTGGAGGGCGCTAGATTAGCCCGAGCAGCTATCAAGCCACTTTGCGAATGCAGAGCTTGCGACAACGCGGGGCTGGTCATACCCGGTGGATGGGGTGCTGCCAGAACTCt GAGCGATTTTGCTTCGAAAGGCTGCAATTGTGTCGTGCTGCCGGAACTAGAGAGAGTCATTAAAGAATTTAATTGCGCCTCCAAGCCGATCGGCAGCATATGCATAGCTTCGGCGATACTGGCAAAGGTCCTTAACGGAGCGAAAGTGACGCTAGGAAAAGACT GTCCGAAGGAGCAGTGGGTCTACTCGGACGCGATCGAGAAGGTCAAGCAGATGGGCGCCAAGGTCGAGCTGAAGGACGTCAAGGGCGTGACGCACTGCAAGCAGTACAACGCGTACAGCACCCCGGCCTGGATGGACACGCAGGCGAGCTACGCTGACATACACGAGGGTATCGGGAAAATGATAGCCCAGATGAGGAAGTGCATCAAGTAG